CCGAATCCCCAGCAGGCAACGCGCACCGTCATCATGGTGTGGGATGGACTGCGCCCCGACTCGGTCACTCAGGCCGATACGCCGAACCTCTACGCGCTCCGTCAGGCCGGCGTCAATTTCACCGACAATCACTCGACGTATCCAACCTTCACGATGATGAACGGCTCGTCGTTCGCGACGGGCTCGTTTCCGAAGACGAGCGGCTTCTACGGCAACACGTTCTGGACACCGCCGCAAGGCGCGTCGAACACTATCCCCGTCGGCAAGTCAGCTTCGGGTGGGAGCCAGGATTACGTCGATCCTGTGTTCACCGAGGACTATCAAGTCCTGACCACGCTCAATAACTATTACGGCGGCCAGTTGTTGCTGGTCAAGAGTCTGTTCGCCACCGCGCAGGCCGCCGGCATGGTGACGGCCGCCATCGGCAAATCGGGCGCGGCATACATCCAGAACCTGAACCAGGGCGGCTACTTCCTCGACGAAAACACCGTGCAGCCGCGCAGCCTCGTGTCCGAACTCCAGGCCGCGAACATCGCCGTGCCGAAGAACACGGTGTTCGGCTATTCCGGCAACGACGCGGTCACGCTCGCGTCCAGCAACGGCGATCCGACCGCGCGCGCCGGCTACGTCACGTTCAACACCACTGCCTACGACCCGGCGGGCAAGCTCACGGTCGCCGCGCGCGACAGCGCCGACACGACGCAAGGCGCGCCGGAAGACGCGGCCAACAAGTACATGATGTCCGTCTTCACGCAGTACATCCTGCCGAAGAAGCAGCCCATGCTGTCGCTCATCTGGTTCCGCACGCCGGACAACGTGGAGCACGGCTATGGTCCCGGCACGTCGAACATGAAGGCCGGCCTGCGTTCGCAAGACGCGCGGCTCGGCGAGTTGATCGCAGGCCTGAAAGCCAACAATCTCTACGAGACGACCAACATCGTCGTCGTGTCGGACCACGGGCATTCGACCGTGTCGGGTCCGCTTGCGCTGTATCCGCTGCGCGCGATCACGCCGTCCGCGACGCCGCCTTCGGGCAGCCCCGTCAACGGCTCGACGAGCGGCACCGACGCCGCCGCGCTCGGCGCCGTCAACGCGAACGGCTACTCGTTCTCCGGCGACGTGCGCTCGGCCGACCTCCTCACTTTCCGCGGCTTCAACGCCTACGACGGCTCCGGCTGCGTCACCTCGGCCATGTACGGTCTGACGGCAAACGGCACGCCCACCGTGCCCGTGAAGAACGATACGACCGGCACGCTGTGCGGCGCGGCCAACACGAAGTATCAGGCGATCAGCGCGAACCTGCCCGCGCCCGTCGCGAGCTTCAAGGTGCCGGCGGTCGGCGGCTTGCCGGCGAACGGCATCGTCATTGCGGCGAACGGCGGTTCCGACTACTTCTACGTGCCGGGCCACGATCCCGCCACCATCCGTAAGCTCGTGCAAGTGCTGCAACAGCGCGAAGAGTTCGGCGCCATCTTCGTGGATAGCCGCTACGGCAACCTGCCAGGCACCCTGCCGTTGTCGATGGTGAACCTCGAAAACGCCCAGCGCCAGAACAACGGCCAGCCGGACGTGGTCGCGAGCTTCACGTGGGACGATCAGACGATCGTTCAGGGCATGCCTGGCATCGAGTTCGAAAGCGTCGGCGGACAGCGCGGCATGCACGGCAGTTTCGGCATCAACGACGTGCACAACACGCTGATTGCAAACGGTCCGTCGTTCAAGCCGTCGACGGTCGTCAGCACGCCGACCGGCAACGTCGATGTCGCGCCGACGGTCGCCTACCTGCTCGGTCTTTCGATGCCGCAGGCGGACGGGCGCATCATCAACGAATCGCTCAAGAATGCCGCGAGCAGTGCGACGCCGAGCGTGGCGGCGTCGGTGGTCACGCCGCCTTCGGTCGCGACGGGCTTGCGCTTCGAACTGCCCACGGACCCGACCGGCGCCACCGCCGACACGTCGCTCGCGCAGGGCACCTACACCATCAACCTCGCGGTCAAGGATCTGACCGTGGACAACAAGACATATCGCTACTTCGACTATGCCAAGGCCATTCGTCGTTAAGCGCGGCCGCGCGGCGATGCTCGCATCGCTGTGCTGCGCGTTTTTGCTCTGTTCTCCCGCGCACGGCTCGCCGAGGAAGGCGCATGCGCCGACGTTCGAGTCCGCGTTTTCCGCGCAAGGCGAGCCGCCGACGCTTCACTTCACGGTGAAGTATGCGGCGCGCGACGGGCTCCACACGATGCAGGTCTGGCGCGACGGCGAGTCGCGCCTGCGCCGCCGCACCGACGATGCCGTCGACACCTACGTCATTCGGGACGCGTCGGACCCGAACGACTATCAGATGATCGTCGTCGACTACGACAAGCGCATCACGACGCGCATCGACCGGAACAATCTCGTGCGTCTGGGGCGCTTCTCGGACTGGTTCGATCTTTCGCACGGACTGCGGCATCCGGTCGGCGCGTACCGCATCGTGCCGGCCGAAGCGCCGCCGAAGACGGACGCGCCCTTGTCGACGTGTCGGTGGTATGGGATCGAGCAGGCGGGCGAGACGCATCGCGTCTGCTGGAGCGAGAAGGACCGCTTGCCGCTCGTGATCTGGTCCTCGTCGCAGGGCGTCGTTTGGCGCGTGACGGCGGTCGACAGTGAACGTCTGCCGCAGGATACCTTCCAACTACACGATACCGGCTTCGTGCGCAATGATGCGAACGCCGAGCTTGACAACGACTGAACGCGCCTAAGGCCCGCCGCTCAATAGAACCAATACACGCGCTGAGCGGGCCGGCGCGCTTCTCAACTCGCAGTGAGCGCGAGATTTACCGGAGCGCACACGTGCAAAGTGTTGCGCGAGAGCCGCGGCACCTTTGCGCGACCGACCGGTCGGATTGCGCACCCGTCGAGGGCTTTCCTACAAATGCCCTTCACCCGCTGCCCGGCAGAACTGCCTAGTGTGCGGCGTGCCACATTCTGGCGGCAACTGCGGCTCACCGCGCGCGCGATGACGGGTATCGTATGTCCGGTCGGTCCGATACCGCACTCATGATCTCGCCTGTGCATCTGCCGGTGCACACGGCCCTAACGCGTCCCCGCGCACAAAACACCGATTTAGCCGTAGGAGAATCAATATGGCCAAGAACCCCTATAGCCGCCGGACTTTCCTGAAAAGCTCGGCGTCCGCCGCGGCGTTGATGTCGCTTCCCATTCCCGGCATGACGGCTACCACGGGCCACGTCCGGGTCGAATGGCAAACGTTCAAAACGACGCCGCAATATGCGTCGTTCCTCAACGCCATCAAGCTGATGAAGGCCGTCACGGATGCAAGCAAGCCGACTTCGTGGACGTACTGGGTGAATGTTCACTTGAACTACTGCCCGCATATGGCGCCGTACTTTTTTGCATGGCACCGCGGCTATCTCTACTATTTCGAGCAGCAGCTCCGAACCGTGAGCGGAGACAGCTCGCTCACGTTGCCTTATTGGGACTACTACGCGCATCCGACCATTCCGAGCGAGTTTCTCGATAGCGCGACGGGTAATCCGTTGTACGTGTCGGGCCGCCAGAACTCGAACGTCTATAACGCGCTGACCATGGCGCCGTTCTCGACGCAGGTTAATAACTTCCAGCGCGGCACGAGTAACTCGTACGAAGCGTCGTTCGAAAATGCGCCGCACAATCCGGTGCACGACATTATCGGTGGATGGATGGCCGACATGCAGTCGCCGACCGATCCGATCTTCTACCTGCATCACGCAAACGTCGACCGCCTGTTCGACGGATGGGCGGGCCTCGCGCGAACCAATTATCCGTCGCCGACGGATTCGTACTGGAACGGTTCGTTCACGTATGCGTCCGGACTCACGATAGCGAAGTCGAAGACGTATCAGCCTTCGCTGCTGGGCTATTCGTACGCGAATAATTCGTTGCCGACGTCCATGCCGCCTAGCGCGCAGGTGGGCAGAATCATCCGCGTGCAGGCGCAGATTCCGCCGATTCGCACGCGCCCGGCCATCGGCAACTTCAGCGCGACCGGGCCCCGCACGATCGGGAACGGTCGCCGCTCGCTCGGCGGCGTGGCGAATGTCAAGCTCAACGAGAAATCGGTGAGCGCGGCGGTTTCGCTGGCAACGTCAGATGTGACGGCGCTGCAAACCGCGGTGACCTCGACGTTGACCACTCCGGCAGCCTCGAACGCCAGCCCGAACGCGCAGGCCGCGCCCGGCCAGGCCAAGTTCGCGAAGATCGTGCTCGACACGGTGACGGTCACGTCGCTCGGCAAGCAAGGCGGCTACTTCTATAACGTGTACGTCAACTTGCCGTCTGCCGGAGACGCCGATCCGAGCGCGCAAGCGCGCTTCGTCGGAACGGTCGGACCGTTCGAAGTGTCGGCGGCCATGCACCATGCCGGCGGCACGCTGACGCTTCCTGCGAACGATGCCCTGCGCGGCCTGACGCCTGCGGAACTGAAGCAAGTCGTCGTCTCGCTCGTGCGCGTGAACGGCGACAATTCGCCGACGGGCGTCGTCATGTCGATGAACGAACTACGCCTCGAACTCTCGACGACCGCGGACTGACGCTGCTGCCGATGTCGAAGCGAAGAGCCCGTCGCATCGCGACGGGCTTTTTCATTCTGCGCGCGTGTTTTCGTCACGCGGGCGCGCGGGCCTACTCGCTGTCTACTCGCTGTCTACTCACTACCCATCGGCCCCTGAATGGTGAGGCTGTTCTTGACCGACGCGACGCCCGGCGTGTTCGCAGCGGCGCGCGTTGCCACGTCGATCTCCGACTGGTCCGCGACGGAACCTTGCAGCATCACCACGCCATTTTTCACGCGCACCGTGATGCGCGCAGTGTTCAGCCCTTTCGTGCGGGTGAGCGAGCGAATGACGTCCTTGCGCAGCGCGCGATCAGCCGCCTTGTCTTGCTGACGAGGGGCGGAGGCGGCTTCGGCGCTCGCTGAAACGTCGCTCGCGGGTTGCGCGTGCGCCAGGGCGACCGTCGCGCACAGCACCGGAAGAAGGAGGCATTTCTTCAATTGCTTCAACGTGTTCCCCTTAAATGACCGCGCCAGTCGACGCGAAGCGCGGCAGATGTTCTTGAACGCTGGACCTGCAACGATCGCCCGCTGTCGAATCCGAAATCATTCGTACCGCGAAGCTCCGTCGCCCACGATGCTCTTTGCACCGCAAGCATAGCCGCATGGCTCGATGACCCGCCCCCCTCGCGAATAGGGGGCGGCCGGCGAGCGGTAGGCAAAGCCGCGCCTTCAACGCGATTCCGTCGTGAGGAGCGCGTGAATCATCCGCGCGAGCAGAGTCGGCGTGTCCGGCGCGGCGAGATAGTCGGGGCGTTCGGGCATCATCGCGCGGGGCAGCGTAAGCAGCGTGTGCAGCGCGCCATCAGCGCCGGCGTGGCGCACGGATGCCGGATTTCGTCCGCCTTCACGAGATGCAGCCGCACAAGTTGGTCATAGTGGATCGAGCGGACATTGAAGGCCGGATAGAGCAGCATCCTCTTGCGATGCACGCCGAGCCCGACCGTCAGCGTCAGCAGGATGCCGTCGAAGAGCGTCGCCCTTGCCGGCAACGCCGCGATACCCGCGAGCAGCGCATCGCGCAATTCGTTGCGATAGTCGTCGAACATTGCGCCGATCAGCGAATCCATGGTCGGGAAGTATTCGTCGAGCGAGCGGATGGCGACGCCCGCGCTTTCGGCCACGCGCTGCGCCCTCAGCGCTTCGCGCCCCTTCGTTTTTCACAATGCCGCGGCCCGTCTCTTTGAACGGAGCGCACCTGCCGCGGCGCCTTGCGAAGCCCCGACGGCCGCTTCACGCGGACCACGCAGTCGTGCTCGACTTGTGTCGCTGAACAACCGGTGCGATGCACCCCTTCCCCTCGCGATGATGACGGACGCGCGCGTTCACCCCTCGTTTCGAGGGGCGGCAGCGTCGCACCGATGCGCCACCATGCCGGTCGGAACCGGCACGGCTGCGGAGTCGTTGTCCGCCACGATCCCAATCGTGTTGAGGCCGGCGTCGTCATGCACTCAGACCACTCAGGAAGAACCATGAGCTACACCCCGCCCATTCGCGACATGATGTTCGTGATGACCGAGCTGGCCGGACTCGATAAGGTCGCCACGCTGCCGGGTTGCGCCGACGCCACGCGCGACACGGCGCAGGCCATTCTCGAAGAAGGCGCGAGGCTGTGCGGAGAGGTGCTCGCGCCGTTGAACGCGACGGGCGACCGTCAGCCTCCCATCTGGCGCGACGGCGAGGTCAGCGCGTCGCCGGGGTTCGCCGAGGCCTTCGCGCAATTTGTGAAAGGCGGCTGGCAAGGCTTGATGCATCCGGTGGAATTCGGCGGCCAGGGTCTGCCGAAGTTGATCGCCGCGCCGTGCCTCGAAATGCTGATGGCGGCCAATCTATCGTTCGGCACGTGTCCTTCGCTCACCGACGGCGCCATCGACGCCTTGCTGCTCGCGGGCTCGGCCGAGCAGAAGGCGCGGTATCTGCCGAAGCTCATTAGCGGCGAGTGGACCGGCACCATGAACCTCACCGAGCCACAAGCCGGCTCCGATCTCGCCCTGCTGCGCGCGCGTGCGGAGCCGGCGGAAGACGGCGCGTATCGCGTGTTCGGCACGAAGATTTTCATCACCTGGGGCGAGCACGACATGGCGTCGAATATCGTCCATCTCGTGCTGGCGCGCACGCCGGACGCGCCCGAGGGCATCAAGGGCATCTCGCTTCTTCTCGTGCCGAAGTTCGTGCCGAACGCGGATGGCTCGCTCGGCAAGCGCAACGACGTGCACTGCGTCTCGCTCGAACACAAGCTCGGTATCCGCGCAAGCCCGACGGCGGTGCTGCAATTCGGCGACGGCGGCGGCGCAACGGGCTTTCTCATCGGCGAGAAAAATCGCGGCCTCGAATACATGTTCGTGATGATGAACGCGGCGCGCTTCGCTGTAGGCCTGCAGGGAATCGGCATGGCGGACCGCGCTTACCAGAAGGCCGCCGCGTATGCGAAGGAACGCGTGCAAAGCCGCCCGGTGGACGGCTCGTCGGAGCGGGCGGTTCCGATCATCCGCCATCCGGACGTGAAGCGCATGCTCGCCACCATGCGCGCGCTCACGGAAGGCGCGCGCGCCCTCGCCTACGCTGCGGCTTCGCATCACGATATCGCGCAGCACCATGCCGATGACGCCGTGCGCGCCGAACACCGCGCGATCTACGAATTTCTCGTGCCGGTCGTCAAGGGCTACAGCACGGAACTGTCGGTGGAAGTGACGAGCATCGGCATTCAGGTGCACGGCGGCATGGGCTTCATCGAAGAGACCGGCGCGGCGCAGTACTACCGCGACGCGCGCATTCTGCCGATCTACGAAGGCACCACGGCCATTCAGGCGAACGACCTGCTCGGCCGCAAGACGCTGCGCGATCGCGGGGCGGTCGCGACGCAGATGCTCGCGCGCATCGACCGGACGCTCGGCGAATTGCGCGCGCATCCGGCGTTCGGCAGCCGCCCGGCGTTCGCGGCGATGCACGGCCATCTCGATGCGGGCCGCGCCGCGCTCGCGCGTGCGATCGACTTCATGTTGACGCATGCGAAGTCGGACCCGAACGCCATCTTCGCGGGCAGCGTGCCTTATCTGATGCTGTCCGGCACCGTGCTGTGCGGCTGGCAGATGGCGCGCGCGCTCATGGCCGCAGCGGCGCTCGAAGCGGGCGATCCGCTCTTCTACGGCGCGAAGGAGGCGACGGCGCACTTCTACGCGACGCATATTCTGCCGCGCGCCCTGACGCTCGAAGTCGCGATTCTGAGCGCACGGGGCGACGACGGCGTGCTCGCGCTGCTGGACGAGCAGTTCTGAGCGACGGCGCTTTCGCTCGCAGCGAAAGCCGCGCACGGACTACACGCGTCGCCCCCCATTTCAGAGGGGGGCGGCGCGTTCCTCAGCATTGCTATTCTCGTCACGTGCCGCATGGCCGGCGCCGAGAGCGACGCGCATTCTTGTGCGCAGGGCTTGCGGCATCGGCTTGCCAGCGCGTCGCGCGCCGCGCTCGCCGGCACGGACTCGCCGCCGTCCGGCGCGGAAACAACCATCGGAGACAGCATGAAACGTTTCATCCCGGCTCTGCTGCTGGCCGCGTCGGCGGCCGTCATCGCGGCGAGCCAGACGCTCGCGGCGACGTCCAGCAGCCCTTCCATCACGCAGCCCACCCGGGTCGACAACCTCCCCGGCTACAACCAGCCGAACCAGTATCTCTCGCGCCGCGCGACGAAGATCGCGGACAACATGGAGCCCGTCGTCGAGCACGCCGATCAGGCCGACGAGGCAGCGCAAAAGCTCGCCGCGCTGCGCGGCAAGACCGGCAAGCGGCCGAATATCGTCGTCTTTCTGCTCGACGACGTGGGCTACAGCGACTTCGGCTTCAACGGCGGCGGCGACGCCGTGGGCAACGCGACGCCGGACGTCGACCGCATCGCAAAGCAAAGCCTCATTCTGAGCTCGGCGTATTCGCAGCCGAGCTGCTCGCCCACGCGCGCCACCATCATGACCGGGCAGAACATGGCGCACCACGGCATTCAGGTGCCGCCGATGTACGGCCAGCCGGGCGGACTCGCGGGACTCACCACCCTGCCCGAAGTGCTGTCGCGCGCGGGCTATACGACGCAGGCGGTCGGCAAGTGGCATATGGGCGAGAACGAAGGTTCGCAGCCGCAGAACGTCGGCTTCGACGACTTCCGCGGGTTCCTCTCCGTGTCCGACATGTACACGGAATGGCGCGATCCGCAGTACAACCCCGAGGTCGCGCTCAGTCCGGAGCGGTATCGCTACATCCTGAATCTGCCGTTCAACAAGAGCGATGTTCATGCAGTGAAAGGCGGCAAGATCGAGAGCCTCTACGAGATCAACACGGACACCATCAAGGATCTCGATCGGAAGTGGCTGGACTACACGGTCGCGTTTCTCGACCGGCAGAAAGACGCCGCGAAGCCCTTCTTTCTCTATTACGCGCCGCGCGCCTGCCATTTCGACAACTATCCGAACGACTACTACCGCGGCCGGTCGGCGGCGCGCACGAACTATGGCGATTGCATCGTCGAGGTGAACGACATCTTCAAGAAGATGATCGACACGCTTGAAGCCAATGGCGAGCTGGACAACACGATCATCTTCTTCGCCTCCGACAACGGGCCGGAACAGGAAGTGCAGCCCGCCGGACGCACGATGTTTCGCGGCGGCAAGGGTTCGACGTGGGAAGGCGGCGTGCGCTCGCCGTTTTTCGTCTACTGGAAAGGCATGGTCGAGCCGCGCCGCTCGGACGGCCTGTTCGATTTCGCCGACATCTTCAATACGTCGGTCGCCCTCGCCGGTCAGCCCGGCGCGGCTGTATCGAAGCTCGTGCCGGCGAGTAGCTATATCGACGGCATCGACCAGACTTCGTTCCTGCTCGCCGACAAAGGCGTGTCGAACCGGCGCAGCATCTTCTACTTCTGGAACGACGACCTCTCGGCCGTGCGCGTCGACGAATTCAAGCTGATGCAGAAGATGCAAGTGGGCGATTCGGTCACGCGGCAAGGCTACAACGGCGGCTTCTCCGGCACGATGCAGTCGGCGTGGACCGCGCTCGTCTTCAATCTGTACAGCGACCCGAAAGAAGAGGAGTCCGTTGCAATTCGTCACATTCCGGTCTCGGTGCCGCTCGTGGCGGAAATGCAGCGGTATCGCGAGGTGCTCAAGAAATACCCGCCACGCCACGTAATCTCCCTGAAGTGATGCGCGGCGCCCGCTCTCCCGCGAGAGCGGGCGCTCAGGCGCGAACGAGACTCGAGATGAAGCTCACGATTCGACAACGGCGCTTTGCGAGCGTCGTGGCGCTTGCCGTCATGCTGGCGGGCTCCGCTCTCGCTTACTACGAATACGAGCGGCGCGAGCCTGCGGCGCTGACCGTCGGCGACGGCCGCAGCGGCCCGAACGACATGGTATGGATACCGGGCGGCACGTTCACGATGGGCAGCGCACACCCGCACGCACTGCCGAACGAAGGCCCGGCGCACACGGTCAAGCTCGGCGGCTACTGGATGGACCGGCACGATGTCACGAATGCCGAGTTCGCGCGCTTCGTCGCGGCGACCGGCTATGTGACCACGGCGGAGCGCAAGCCTCGCTGGGAAGATCTGCAAGTGCAGTTGCCGCCGGGCACGCCGCGTCCGCCCGAGAGCACGCTGGTTCCCGGCGCGCTCGTCTTTACCGGCACCGACGCCCCCGTGCCGCTCAACGACTACACGCGCTGGTGGACATTCGTGCCCGGCGCAAACTGGCGGCATCCGACCGGGCCTGACAGCAGCATCGCCGGCAAGGAAAATCATCCGGTCGTGCAGGTGTCGTACGAGGACGCGCTCGCCTATGCGCGCTGGGCGCACAAGCGGCTGCCGACCGAGGCCGAATGGGAGTACGCCGCGCGTGGCGGCCTGCAACAGGCGGACTTCGCGTGGGGCGCGGAATTCGCGCCGGGCGGCCGCCAGATGGCCAACACGTGGAACGACAGCGCGCACACGTTTCCCGTCAATCTGCCGGACGCGCACGAGAAGGTGCAGGTCGGCACGTCGCCGGTCGGCAGTTTTCCGGCGAACGGCTATGGCCTCTTCGATATGGCCGGCAACGTGTGGCAGTGGGTCGCGGACTGGTATCGCGCCGACGCGTTTCGCATCGAAGCGGCTCGCGGCGATGTCGTGAGCAATCCGGCGGGACCGACGCAGAGTTTCGATCCGGAGAACGGCCCAACGGCCTACGCGCCGGAACGCGTGACGCGCGGCGGCTCCTTTCTGTGCAGCGAAACGTATTGCCAAAGCTACCGCGTGAGCGCGCGGCGCGGCACCGACCCGATGAACGGCATGTCGCACCTGGGTTTCCGTCTCGCGATGGACCAGAGCGAGTGGAAGGCCGAGCGGGCGCATAGCCGTTGACTGCAGCATTCGGCCGCGCTTGGGCTGGCCGGAGGGTATGGCTTGGAATCCATATCCGTACGGATCGGCGCTGGACGTCGGCGGCGGGTATTCGGCGCGGCAGGCGCTTCGAAGTGCTACTTCGTTGCGCAGCGCGAGCATCATCGGCCGCGAGACGTTCGACGACGAGCGCGCGATGCGGCTCGCGAGCGATATCGGCGCGCGGCATCAGCAAGGCTGCGTGTGCGCGCGCGTCGCGTACGTGCAAAGCGGCGCCGACGCGGCCGGCCTGCAACGGCTCACCCCTTCGGCCGATACCTTCAGGAAACCCTTGCTCTCGACGAAGCATCAACTCGCGTGGGACTGCGAGATGGTGAGCGTCGGCGTTTCGGCCCATGCTCGCGAACGACGCGAAATATCGCTTCTCGGCCTGGCCTCGATAAAAGACGCGCTCCGATAAGCGAAACGCCGCGCGCTCTCGCACGCGCGCGGCGTTTCGGGCGACGCTCCCGCAGCGTCAGTGTTGCGCTTGCAGGACTTCGTCCTCGAAAATGACCGATTGCCCGAGTTCGGCCCACGCGCGGGCAGCCGACAGGTAACGCTCCTCGATACTGCCGCGCCTGATTTTCATCGTCGGCGTGAGCAGGCCGCTGTCGATCCGCCACGAATCCTTGACGACCACGATGAAGTCCAGCTTCTCGTGGTCTTCGAGCGTCGCGTTAACGTTGTCCAGCAACGCGCGCAGTTCCGCCCGCAAGGCTTCGCGCGTCGCGGGGGCGTCCAGATCGCCCTGTGCCGCCGCCGACAGCATCACGAGCGCGAACGGCTGCGCGAATGCCGGTCCGGTGACGCAGACCGCTTCCACCTTCGGATGACTCAGCCGGTTCTCTATCGGCGCGGGGGTCACGTATTTGCCCTTGCTCGTTTTGAAGATCTCCTTCACTCGACCGGTGATCTTCAGCCGGCCGATCTCGTCCAGTTCACCGCGATCGCCTGTCCTGAAGAATCCG
This sequence is a window from Caballeronia sp. M1242. Protein-coding genes within it:
- a CDS encoding alkaline phosphatase family protein encodes the protein MVWDGLRPDSVTQADTPNLYALRQAGVNFTDNHSTYPTFTMMNGSSFATGSFPKTSGFYGNTFWTPPQGASNTIPVGKSASGGSQDYVDPVFTEDYQVLTTLNNYYGGQLLLVKSLFATAQAAGMVTAAIGKSGAAYIQNLNQGGYFLDENTVQPRSLVSELQAANIAVPKNTVFGYSGNDAVTLASSNGDPTARAGYVTFNTTAYDPAGKLTVAARDSADTTQGAPEDAANKYMMSVFTQYILPKKQPMLSLIWFRTPDNVEHGYGPGTSNMKAGLRSQDARLGELIAGLKANNLYETTNIVVVSDHGHSTVSGPLALYPLRAITPSATPPSGSPVNGSTSGTDAAALGAVNANGYSFSGDVRSADLLTFRGFNAYDGSGCVTSAMYGLTANGTPTVPVKNDTTGTLCGAANTKYQAISANLPAPVASFKVPAVGGLPANGIVIAANGGSDYFYVPGHDPATIRKLVQVLQQREEFGAIFVDSRYGNLPGTLPLSMVNLENAQRQNNGQPDVVASFTWDDQTIVQGMPGIEFESVGGQRGMHGSFGINDVHNTLIANGPSFKPSTVVSTPTGNVDVAPTVAYLLGLSMPQADGRIINESLKNAASSATPSVAASVVTPPSVATGLRFELPTDPTGATADTSLAQGTYTINLAVKDLTVDNKTYRYFDYAKAIRR
- a CDS encoding tyrosinase family protein — translated: MAKNPYSRRTFLKSSASAAALMSLPIPGMTATTGHVRVEWQTFKTTPQYASFLNAIKLMKAVTDASKPTSWTYWVNVHLNYCPHMAPYFFAWHRGYLYYFEQQLRTVSGDSSLTLPYWDYYAHPTIPSEFLDSATGNPLYVSGRQNSNVYNALTMAPFSTQVNNFQRGTSNSYEASFENAPHNPVHDIIGGWMADMQSPTDPIFYLHHANVDRLFDGWAGLARTNYPSPTDSYWNGSFTYASGLTIAKSKTYQPSLLGYSYANNSLPTSMPPSAQVGRIIRVQAQIPPIRTRPAIGNFSATGPRTIGNGRRSLGGVANVKLNEKSVSAAVSLATSDVTALQTAVTSTLTTPAASNASPNAQAAPGQAKFAKIVLDTVTVTSLGKQGGYFYNVYVNLPSAGDADPSAQARFVGTVGPFEVSAAMHHAGGTLTLPANDALRGLTPAELKQVVVSLVRVNGDNSPTGVVMSMNELRLELSTTAD
- a CDS encoding BON domain-containing protein, producing the protein MKQLKKCLLLPVLCATVALAHAQPASDVSASAEAASAPRQQDKAADRALRKDVIRSLTRTKGLNTARITVRVKNGVVMLQGSVADQSEIDVATRAAANTPGVASVKNSLTIQGPMGSE
- a CDS encoding acyl-CoA dehydrogenase, producing the protein MSYTPPIRDMMFVMTELAGLDKVATLPGCADATRDTAQAILEEGARLCGEVLAPLNATGDRQPPIWRDGEVSASPGFAEAFAQFVKGGWQGLMHPVEFGGQGLPKLIAAPCLEMLMAANLSFGTCPSLTDGAIDALLLAGSAEQKARYLPKLISGEWTGTMNLTEPQAGSDLALLRARAEPAEDGAYRVFGTKIFITWGEHDMASNIVHLVLARTPDAPEGIKGISLLLVPKFVPNADGSLGKRNDVHCVSLEHKLGIRASPTAVLQFGDGGGATGFLIGEKNRGLEYMFVMMNAARFAVGLQGIGMADRAYQKAAAYAKERVQSRPVDGSSERAVPIIRHPDVKRMLATMRALTEGARALAYAAASHHDIAQHHADDAVRAEHRAIYEFLVPVVKGYSTELSVEVTSIGIQVHGGMGFIEETGAAQYYRDARILPIYEGTTAIQANDLLGRKTLRDRGAVATQMLARIDRTLGELRAHPAFGSRPAFAAMHGHLDAGRAALARAIDFMLTHAKSDPNAIFAGSVPYLMLSGTVLCGWQMARALMAAAALEAGDPLFYGAKEATAHFYATHILPRALTLEVAILSARGDDGVLALLDEQF
- a CDS encoding sulfatase-like hydrolase/transferase — encoded protein: MKRFIPALLLAASAAVIAASQTLAATSSSPSITQPTRVDNLPGYNQPNQYLSRRATKIADNMEPVVEHADQADEAAQKLAALRGKTGKRPNIVVFLLDDVGYSDFGFNGGGDAVGNATPDVDRIAKQSLILSSAYSQPSCSPTRATIMTGQNMAHHGIQVPPMYGQPGGLAGLTTLPEVLSRAGYTTQAVGKWHMGENEGSQPQNVGFDDFRGFLSVSDMYTEWRDPQYNPEVALSPERYRYILNLPFNKSDVHAVKGGKIESLYEINTDTIKDLDRKWLDYTVAFLDRQKDAAKPFFLYYAPRACHFDNYPNDYYRGRSAARTNYGDCIVEVNDIFKKMIDTLEANGELDNTIIFFASDNGPEQEVQPAGRTMFRGGKGSTWEGGVRSPFFVYWKGMVEPRRSDGLFDFADIFNTSVALAGQPGAAVSKLVPASSYIDGIDQTSFLLADKGVSNRRSIFYFWNDDLSAVRVDEFKLMQKMQVGDSVTRQGYNGGFSGTMQSAWTALVFNLYSDPKEEESVAIRHIPVSVPLVAEMQRYREVLKKYPPRHVISLK
- a CDS encoding formylglycine-generating enzyme family protein is translated as MKLTIRQRRFASVVALAVMLAGSALAYYEYERREPAALTVGDGRSGPNDMVWIPGGTFTMGSAHPHALPNEGPAHTVKLGGYWMDRHDVTNAEFARFVAATGYVTTAERKPRWEDLQVQLPPGTPRPPESTLVPGALVFTGTDAPVPLNDYTRWWTFVPGANWRHPTGPDSSIAGKENHPVVQVSYEDALAYARWAHKRLPTEAEWEYAARGGLQQADFAWGAEFAPGGRQMANTWNDSAHTFPVNLPDAHEKVQVGTSPVGSFPANGYGLFDMAGNVWQWVADWYRADAFRIEAARGDVVSNPAGPTQSFDPENGPTAYAPERVTRGGSFLCSETYCQSYRVSARRGTDPMNGMSHLGFRLAMDQSEWKAERAHSR